In Pleurocapsa minor HA4230-MV1, the genomic window GCCTAACTGGTATTTGGATATGACTCTGTTGGCAAAATATTGGGGCGAACAAAGGGTTTATCACCACACTGCGCCAATTAATACTAACTATGGCTTACGGGAGTCCCTACGCATCGTCGCCGAAGAAGGATTAGCAGAACGCTGGCAACGTCATCAACGTAATGCTGAAATGCTCTGGTCTGGTTTAGCTGAAATTGGTTTAAGTTGTCACGTAGAACAAGAATTCCGCCTCCCGACTTTAACTACAGTTAAAATTCCTGATGGCGTGGACGGTAAAGCGATCGCCAAAAAACTGCTGACAGAATACAATATTGAAATTGCTGGTGGTTTAGGGGAATTAGGCGGTAAAGTCTGGCGTATTGGCTTGATGGGCTACAACAGTCGTCCTGAAAATGTTTTGTTGTTACTAAATGCTTTGGAAAAAGTTTTAAAGTCTTAGTTTGAACTTGAAATTTAAGGGCGAATACCATTCGCCCCTACGGTTAAATTACGCTACTCCAGGAAAACGACGGTATTTGAGTAAGTAACCCAAGATCCCTAAAAGGACGATAACTGCTGCACCGATACCAATTGGACTAGGTAGCCAAAATACCGCTTCAATATGATTTATTTCCCCTGGCTTCAGTTGCCAAACCAAACCTTTTTGGAGGAGATTGTTAGTTGGCTGAAGCTGATCTGCATTAGAAATGCTGTGGGCAATCCAAGGAGTAGTTAGCTGAAACTTTAAGTTAGCCACAGAATCTGGATTAATAATGATTTTATCCTGTTGAGTCAGAACTTTTAAAGCTCTTAAATCGATCGCCAGATCTAAATTATTTCTTTCTACAAAAACTAGATTGCTTTGATGTATCCATACCTGAGAATTAAGCTTAATTAGATCTGCTTTCTCCTTGGGGATAGTGGCATTAGGCACAACATTAGTTTGAAAAAGCTGATTAAACTTTTCGGCTAATTCTGCACCATTTCCAAAAGGAATAGTTAACATCAATTCCTGAGTATTTAGCTTTTCTACTTTGCCACCTAATTTACGCGATCGCTTTTCTAAACTATGCAACCACTTTTTTGTCTCGTTTGGCGCTAAGTTACTCAGCTGATCGCTAACTTTAATCTGCTGGGTAATCTCTCCACTATAGGGAGTCGCAAAATTGACCCCCACCTGGTAATCAACACAGCCTGTAAGTAAAGTAGCTAAACATAAAACAATCGGCAACAGAAACCTTACAATACTACTGCTTTTCATGATTAGTTATTTATAACTTCCCCTTGACTAATTTACTTTTGGTGGGCATGATTACCCATTACCCATTACCCATTACCCATTACCCATTACCCACTATTCATTGCCTCGCTGCGACTCCTAAGCCAGCAAACAAGATATAAGGAACATATGCACTACTGCCGACCCATTCAGGGCGATCGCTTAAATCGACGAGGTTAGAAAAAGCCTCAAAAATATTCCCTGCTACCATTGTATCTTTTACTCTGCCGACGATTTTACCCTGCTCGACTTTGTAACCTAAATCTATATTGACGGAAAATTCTCCCGCCAAAACATTAGACTGTCCCGCACCCAAAACCTGATCGACAATAATGCCTTCTGAGATCCCTGCGATTAGATCTTCAACCGCTGTTTTACCAGGAGCAAGACAAACATTAGCTAGACTGGGGCTAGGACGGGAAATTCCGCCCCGAAAACCATTTCCACTAGAGTTAATGCCCTGACGAGCAGCCCAGCGTCTATCCCAATAAAACTGCTTAACTACGCCCTGCTCAATTAAATGTTTCTTGCTAGTAGGTACTCCTTCATCATCAAACTCACAGGCAGAAACCCCAATACTGGGATCTTCAAACACAGAAACGCGCTCATCAACGATCTTTTCTCCCAGCTTATCCGTTAACGGAGAGGCTTTTTGGACAATAGCTTGACCAGAGAAAATTGTGCCAAACATGCTGCCCATCGTGCTGCTGACGGCACTGGGAGTAAACAGCACAGGATAAGTACCACTAGTAATACTCGCTGATCCTTCCGCCTGCTGATACTTCGTAATTAGCTTTTGTAAGATCGCTTGATAATCAGGTTGGCGATCGCGAGTTACTTCATAAGCATATGCCTGTAAAAAGTCTTCCCCGCGAACTAAATTGCCCGATATAACTGCACTCAGACTTTGACTATGCTGTTCGGTATAAACATTGGTAGTGGTGGCTAATTTCGCTTGACTAGTACGGCTATGGAAGCTGACATCTACCAAGATATCAGGATTATATTGATGCACCTTGCTAATCAAATCTTCTCCAACTCCGACTAAGGTAGCTGTATTAGGGGGTTGATAATCGCTTATTCTCTCCACTGAATTAACGTCTTGAGCAAAGTCAAACTCGACTGGATCGCCAATTTCCGCAGTGGCGATCGCTGCATCAACTAAATCCTCTAAACGAGTTAGATCGCTAGAGCTGGCAAATCCCAACTTGCGATCGGCAATTACCCGCAAAGCAATCCCTTCCGCAGCTTTTGTTTCCAGAGACTTTAAACGATTATTGCCAAACTCAATTGGCGTATCCTGACTAGCAACATAAAAAACCTCCGCCTCAATTCCTTTTTTCTTTGCCAGATCGATTACCTGTTCAATTATCTGATCCTTCATGTCTGATCCTTTAATAGTCTTGCTTTTTGATTAGCTTCTAACTTTGTCTACTTATTACTCGTTACTCATTACTCGTTACTCATTACTCATTACTTAATTACTCCTCTTCCCTACTCGTTACTCATTACTCATTACTTAATTACTCCTCTTCCCAGTCAGCATTTTGCGCTTCACTGCCACCACCAACGGTAACGAGATCGATTTGTTGACGATAGTAGTCAACGCTTTTAACTTCTACTTCAACGCGATCGCCTAAACGATAGGCAGTACGATTTTTTCTGCCGACTAAACAGCTATTACGGGAACGATATTCATACCAGTCATCCTTAAGGGAGCTAACATGAACTAAACCTTCGACGAGTAAGTCTTCAATCTCGACAAAGAAGCCGTAGGATTGTACCCCAGTAATTAATCCTTCAAAGATTTTCCCAGTGCGCTCTTTCATTTGTTCGGCTTTTTTCAAACCTGCCAGATCTCGTTCTGCGTCTTCTGCCTGTTTCTCGCGATCGTTGAGGAAAGGCAACATGGTTTGAATGTCGGTTTCAATTTGTTCCTGAACATTAGGTGGCAATACCTTCCAGTTAATCTGTCCATGACAGCTGCTGCTGGTCAAATCTATCCCTTCTTTTGTCCGACTGTGACGGCGATCGCGTCCATGCTCAAATACGGCTTTAAGAATACGCTGAATAATTAAGTCAATGTATCTTTGACCAGGGGAAATGCAGTGAGTATAACCTTCTTCGTAAGCTAAACCAAAGTGTTTTCCTGGTTTAGTCAGATACTTAACAGGTTTAAAAGTACTCTGTAATAGATAATTCAACACCATTACAGCAGAAGAAGTATCAAACTGTTCGATTAAACGTTGGTAGTCTTGAGAAGAAACTCGCTCTTCGACATTTAGGTCAATAGCTAAACCTAAATTACTCCCCAGCTTAATTAAATCTTCTAATTCTTCTACATCAGGCTCAACTTGGGTGCAATAGATGCCTGGTAGTTCTAATGC contains:
- a CDS encoding DUF3153 domain-containing protein, which produces MKSSSIVRFLLPIVLCLATLLTGCVDYQVGVNFATPYSGEITQQIKVSDQLSNLAPNETKKWLHSLEKRSRKLGGKVEKLNTQELMLTIPFGNGAELAEKFNQLFQTNVVPNATIPKEKADLIKLNSQVWIHQSNLVFVERNNLDLAIDLRALKVLTQQDKIIINPDSVANLKFQLTTPWIAHSISNADQLQPTNNLLQKGLVWQLKPGEINHIEAVFWLPSPIGIGAAVIVLLGILGYLLKYRRFPGVA
- a CDS encoding TldD/PmbA family protein, producing MKDQIIEQVIDLAKKKGIEAEVFYVASQDTPIEFGNNRLKSLETKAAEGIALRVIADRKLGFASSSDLTRLEDLVDAAIATAEIGDPVEFDFAQDVNSVERISDYQPPNTATLVGVGEDLISKVHQYNPDILVDVSFHSRTSQAKLATTTNVYTEQHSQSLSAVISGNLVRGEDFLQAYAYEVTRDRQPDYQAILQKLITKYQQAEGSASITSGTYPVLFTPSAVSSTMGSMFGTIFSGQAIVQKASPLTDKLGEKIVDERVSVFEDPSIGVSACEFDDEGVPTSKKHLIEQGVVKQFYWDRRWAARQGINSSGNGFRGGISRPSPSLANVCLAPGKTAVEDLIAGISEGIIVDQVLGAGQSNVLAGEFSVNIDLGYKVEQGKIVGRVKDTMVAGNIFEAFSNLVDLSDRPEWVGSSAYVPYILFAGLGVAARQ